In the genome of Xanthomonas translucens pv. cerealis, one region contains:
- the rpsI gene encoding 30S ribosomal protein S9 yields MAITQNYGTGRRKSSTARVFLRKGTGNITVNNRPLDEFFGRETARMIVRQPLELTKNTESFDIFVTAAGGGTTGQAGAIRLGIARALVEYDETLKSELRKAGFMTRDAREVERKKVGLHKARRASQFSKR; encoded by the coding sequence ATGGCGATCACGCAAAACTACGGCACCGGCCGCCGCAAGTCCTCCACCGCCCGCGTGTTCCTGCGCAAGGGTACCGGCAACATCACCGTCAACAACCGTCCGCTGGACGAGTTCTTCGGCCGTGAGACCGCGCGCATGATCGTGCGCCAGCCGCTGGAGCTGACCAAGAATACCGAGAGCTTCGACATCTTCGTCACCGCCGCTGGCGGCGGCACCACCGGCCAGGCCGGTGCGATCCGCCTGGGCATCGCCCGCGCGCTGGTCGAGTACGACGAAACCCTGAAGTCCGAGCTGCGCAAGGCCGGCTTCATGACCCGCGATGCCCGCGAAGTCGAGCGCAAGAAAGTCGGTCTGCACAAGGCGCGTCGCGCCAGCCAGTTCTCCAAGCGCTGA
- the speD gene encoding adenosylmethionine decarboxylase, which translates to MVKPLPRLRLQGFNNLTKALSFNIYDVCYAVSEEERQRYIEYIDEQYDADRLTEILTDVAEIIGANILNIARQDYDPQGASVTILISEEPVIDKKLAGKEIISDAVVAHMDKSHITVHTYPETHPQHGIATFRADIDVATCGVISPLKALNYLIERLESDIVIMDYRIRGFTRDVKGKKHYIDHKINSIQNFLAKNIKARYEMFDVNVYQENIFHTKMHLKDFDLDQYLFEEKAKNLSFKERMRIEALLKREIEELFHGRNLAE; encoded by the coding sequence GGTTTCAACAACCTCACCAAGGCGTTGAGCTTCAACATCTACGACGTCTGCTATGCGGTTTCCGAAGAGGAGCGCCAGCGCTACATCGAGTACATCGACGAGCAGTACGACGCCGACCGGCTGACCGAGATCCTCACCGATGTGGCCGAGATCATCGGCGCCAACATCCTCAACATCGCGCGCCAGGACTACGATCCGCAGGGCGCCTCGGTGACCATCCTGATCTCCGAAGAGCCGGTGATCGACAAGAAGCTGGCCGGCAAGGAGATCATCTCCGACGCGGTGGTCGCGCACATGGACAAGAGCCACATCACCGTCCATACCTACCCGGAAACCCATCCGCAGCACGGCATCGCGACCTTTCGCGCGGATATCGACGTCGCCACCTGCGGGGTGATCTCGCCGCTGAAAGCGCTCAACTACCTGATCGAGCGGCTGGAATCGGACATCGTGATCATGGATTACCGCATCCGCGGCTTCACCCGCGACGTGAAGGGCAAGAAGCACTACATCGACCACAAGATCAATTCGATCCAGAACTTCCTGGCCAAGAACATCAAGGCGCGCTACGAGATGTTCGACGTCAACGTGTATCAGGAGAACATCTTCCACACCAAGATGCACCTGAAGGACTTCGACCTGGACCAGTACCTGTTCGAGGAAAAAGCCAAGAACCTGTCGTTCAAGGAGCGCATGCGCATCGAGGCGCTGCTCAAGCGCGAAATCGAGGAACTGTTCCACGGTCGCAATCTGGCCGAGTAG
- a CDS encoding DMT family transporter, translating into MPWIYLLLAGLFEIGFALGLKYSEGFTRLWPTLGTLAGAGISLWLLTQALKHIPLGTAYAIWTGIGALGTAALGIALFGDSASPARLACIGLIVAGVIGLKLVQS; encoded by the coding sequence ATGCCATGGATCTATCTGCTGCTCGCCGGCCTGTTCGAAATCGGCTTCGCGCTCGGCCTCAAATACAGCGAAGGCTTCACCCGTCTGTGGCCGACGCTGGGCACGCTGGCCGGTGCTGGGATCAGCCTGTGGCTGCTGACCCAGGCGCTGAAACACATACCGCTGGGTACGGCGTATGCGATCTGGACCGGGATCGGTGCGTTGGGCACCGCCGCGCTGGGCATCGCGCTGTTCGGCGACAGTGCTTCGCCGGCGCGGCTGGCCTGCATCGGCCTGATCGTGGCCGGGGTGATCGGCCTGAAGCTGGTCCAGTCCTGA
- the coq7 gene encoding 2-polyprenyl-3-methyl-6-methoxy-1,4-benzoquinone monooxygenase produces MTAPRLHTPLDRALVEAQRALETVFGNPPAQRPYPAAASADVVLASDERRHAAGLMRINHVGEVCAQGLYFGQAAVARDPATRLHLLEAAQEETDHLAWCAKRLRELDSRPSLFNPVWYAGSYAIGSLAGLRGDGWNLGFVVETERQVEAHLDEHLQTLPPADLRSRDILKVMKTDEARHAEHAEQAGARRLPAPIPSLMAAASRLMKAVAYRL; encoded by the coding sequence ATGACGGCTCCCCGCCTGCATACCCCGCTCGACCGCGCCCTGGTCGAAGCCCAGCGCGCGCTGGAGACGGTGTTCGGCAATCCGCCGGCGCAGCGCCCCTACCCCGCCGCGGCGAGCGCCGACGTGGTGCTGGCATCGGACGAACGCCGCCACGCTGCCGGGCTGATGCGTATCAATCATGTCGGCGAGGTCTGCGCGCAGGGGCTGTACTTCGGCCAGGCCGCGGTCGCGCGCGACCCGGCCACCCGCCTGCACCTGCTGGAGGCGGCGCAGGAAGAGACCGACCACCTGGCCTGGTGCGCGAAGCGGCTGCGCGAACTGGACAGCCGCCCGAGCCTGTTCAATCCGGTCTGGTACGCCGGCAGCTATGCGATCGGCAGCCTGGCAGGGCTGCGCGGCGACGGCTGGAACCTCGGTTTCGTGGTGGAGACCGAACGCCAAGTCGAGGCGCACCTGGACGAGCACCTGCAGACGCTGCCGCCGGCCGACCTGCGCAGCCGCGACATACTTAAGGTGATGAAAACCGACGAGGCGCGCCATGCCGAACACGCCGAACAGGCCGGCGCGCGGCGCTTGCCGGCGCCGATCCCGAGCCTGATGGCAGCGGCCTCGCGGCTGATGAAAGCGGTCGCCTACCGGCTTTGA
- the rplM gene encoding 50S ribosomal protein L13 produces MSTFTAKSETVQRDWYLVDAAGKTLGRLSTELARRLRGKHKPVYTPHVDTGDYLVVINAEKITVTGNKLNDKKYHRFTGYIGNLKTETLAQALERHPERVIEIAVKGMLPKGPLGRAMYRKLKVYKGPEHPHTAQQPQVLDI; encoded by the coding sequence ATGAGCACCTTCACCGCTAAGTCCGAGACCGTCCAGCGCGACTGGTATCTCGTCGACGCCGCCGGCAAAACGCTTGGCCGGCTCTCCACCGAATTGGCCCGCCGTCTGCGCGGCAAGCACAAGCCGGTCTACACCCCGCACGTCGATACCGGCGATTACCTGGTGGTGATCAACGCCGAGAAGATCACGGTCACCGGCAACAAGCTCAATGACAAGAAGTACCACCGCTTCACCGGCTACATCGGCAACCTGAAGACCGAGACCTTGGCGCAGGCGCTGGAGCGTCATCCCGAGCGCGTCATCGAGATCGCGGTCAAGGGCATGCTGCCGAAGGGTCCGCTGGGTCGCGCCATGTACCGCAAGCTCAAGGTCTACAAGGGCCCCGAGCATCCGCATACCGCCCAGCAGCCGCAAGTTCTGGATATCTAA